Proteins from one Gossypium raimondii isolate GPD5lz chromosome 8, ASM2569854v1, whole genome shotgun sequence genomic window:
- the LOC105791198 gene encoding protein IQ-DOMAIN 24 isoform X2: MGLFRRLFGAKKPAQPRPDKDRRRWSFTRSSHPTSSTSHLDALSGPCNGTLDANKRAIAVAAATAAVAEAALAAAHAAAEVVRLTSGGVGSADGSNRRLPQELAAVKIQSAFRGYLARRALRALKALVKLQALVRGHIVRKQTADMLRRMQTLVRLQARARASRSYMTKSFYSTCKISHSRHARCGSNSNLMDTINLEKARMGSNWLDNWMEESLRNNHRDSPLIHRHADDAKSDKILEVDTWKPNLNCPPCNRNFRTSQHGSAFDYNQSYMAYGSPRKQSGKGSNQIPDNFSAEVLPLSSLKHPGRKDKAILRTADIDNSPQVLSASSSRPGSSARRSPFAKSECSWGYLSGFSGHPNYMANTESFRAKYRSQSAPRQRLEFDKYGSNRRTFQGLWDSERDPAQHVDYRYRYNLASDCLNKLAGAHQGQ; encoded by the exons ATGGGCCTTTTCCGGCGACTCTTTGGCGCCAAGAAGCCTGCCCAACCACGCCCCGACAAAGACAGGAGGCGTTGGAGCTTTACCAGATCTTCCCATCCCACGTCTTCGACTTCTCATCTTGATGCCCTTTCTGGTCCATGCAATGGCACATTGGATGCCAACAAGCGCGCCATAGCAGTAGCAGCCGCCACTGCTGCTGTAGCTGAGGCTGCTCTGGCTGCAGCGCATGCGGCGGCTGAGGTTGTTAGACTGACAAGTGGTGGTGTTGGCAGCGCCGATGGGAGCAACCGACGCCTCCCACAAGAACTAGCGGCTGTTAAGATACAGTCCGCTTTTCGAGGTTATCTG GCACGGAGGGCACTGAGGGCTTTGAAAGCATTGGTGAAGCTTCAAGCACTGGTGAGAGGTCACATTGTGAGGAAGCAAACAGCAGACATGCTCAGACGCATGCAAACATTGGTCAGACTTCAAGCTCGAGCCCGTGCTAGTCGTTCTTACATGACAAAATCTTTCTATTCAACCTGCAAGATATCCCATTCACGGCATGCT AGATGTGGTTCAAATTCAAACCTAATGGACACCATCAATCTAGAGAAAGCACGGATGGGTTCGAATTGGTTGGACAATTGGATGGAAGAAAGCTTAAGGAATAACCATAGAGATTCTCCGCTTATACATAGGCATGCTGATGATGCGAAGAGTGATAAAATCCTTGAAGTAGATACTTGGAAACCAAACTTGAACTGCCCACCATGTAATCGGAACTTTAGGACATCTCAGCATGGCTCAGCTTTTGATTATAACCAGAGCTACATGGCATATGGCTCCCCTAGAAAACAGTCAGGAAAAGGTTCGAATCAGATACCAGATAACTTTTCGGCAGAAGTTTTACCATTAAGCTCTCTAAAACATCCTGGAAGGAAAGATAAAGCAATTTTAAGGACTGCTGATATTGACAACAGCCCACAAGTACTTTCTGCATCATCATCAAGACCTGGAAGTAGTGCTAGAAGAAGTCCTTTCGCAAAGAGTGAATGCTCATGGGGCTATTTAAGTGGATTTTCTGGTCACCCAAATTACATGGCTAATACGGAATCATTCCGGGCTAAGTACCGGTCTCAGAGTGCCCCAAGGCAGAGACTAGAGTTTGACAAGTATGGTTCTAACAGAAGAACCTTTCAGGGGTTGTGGGATTCAGAAAGAGATCCGGCTCAACATGTTGATTATAGGTACAGGTATAATCTAGCATCTGATTGCTTGAATAAGCTTGCTGGTGCCCACCAAGGGCAATGA
- the LOC105791198 gene encoding protein IQ-DOMAIN 24 isoform X1, which produces MGLFRRLFGAKKPAQPRPDKDRRRWSFTRSSHPTSSTSHLDALSGPCNGTLDANKRAIAVAAATAAVAEAALAAAHAAAEVVRLTSGGVGSADGSNRRLPQELAAVKIQSAFRGYLARRALRALKALVKLQALVRGHIVRKQTADMLRRMQTLVRLQARARASRSYMTKSFYSTCKISHSRHAVHAHSLKDECQLHVCSTKYDGSSILKRCGSNSNLMDTINLEKARMGSNWLDNWMEESLRNNHRDSPLIHRHADDAKSDKILEVDTWKPNLNCPPCNRNFRTSQHGSAFDYNQSYMAYGSPRKQSGKGSNQIPDNFSAEVLPLSSLKHPGRKDKAILRTADIDNSPQVLSASSSRPGSSARRSPFAKSECSWGYLSGFSGHPNYMANTESFRAKYRSQSAPRQRLEFDKYGSNRRTFQGLWDSERDPAQHVDYRYRYNLASDCLNKLAGAHQGQ; this is translated from the exons ATGGGCCTTTTCCGGCGACTCTTTGGCGCCAAGAAGCCTGCCCAACCACGCCCCGACAAAGACAGGAGGCGTTGGAGCTTTACCAGATCTTCCCATCCCACGTCTTCGACTTCTCATCTTGATGCCCTTTCTGGTCCATGCAATGGCACATTGGATGCCAACAAGCGCGCCATAGCAGTAGCAGCCGCCACTGCTGCTGTAGCTGAGGCTGCTCTGGCTGCAGCGCATGCGGCGGCTGAGGTTGTTAGACTGACAAGTGGTGGTGTTGGCAGCGCCGATGGGAGCAACCGACGCCTCCCACAAGAACTAGCGGCTGTTAAGATACAGTCCGCTTTTCGAGGTTATCTG GCACGGAGGGCACTGAGGGCTTTGAAAGCATTGGTGAAGCTTCAAGCACTGGTGAGAGGTCACATTGTGAGGAAGCAAACAGCAGACATGCTCAGACGCATGCAAACATTGGTCAGACTTCAAGCTCGAGCCCGTGCTAGTCGTTCTTACATGACAAAATCTTTCTATTCAACCTGCAAGATATCCCATTCACGGCATGCT GTCCATGCACATTCTTTAAAAGATGAATGCCAGCTTCATGTTTGTAGTACTAAATATGATGGGTCCTCAATCCTTAAG AGATGTGGTTCAAATTCAAACCTAATGGACACCATCAATCTAGAGAAAGCACGGATGGGTTCGAATTGGTTGGACAATTGGATGGAAGAAAGCTTAAGGAATAACCATAGAGATTCTCCGCTTATACATAGGCATGCTGATGATGCGAAGAGTGATAAAATCCTTGAAGTAGATACTTGGAAACCAAACTTGAACTGCCCACCATGTAATCGGAACTTTAGGACATCTCAGCATGGCTCAGCTTTTGATTATAACCAGAGCTACATGGCATATGGCTCCCCTAGAAAACAGTCAGGAAAAGGTTCGAATCAGATACCAGATAACTTTTCGGCAGAAGTTTTACCATTAAGCTCTCTAAAACATCCTGGAAGGAAAGATAAAGCAATTTTAAGGACTGCTGATATTGACAACAGCCCACAAGTACTTTCTGCATCATCATCAAGACCTGGAAGTAGTGCTAGAAGAAGTCCTTTCGCAAAGAGTGAATGCTCATGGGGCTATTTAAGTGGATTTTCTGGTCACCCAAATTACATGGCTAATACGGAATCATTCCGGGCTAAGTACCGGTCTCAGAGTGCCCCAAGGCAGAGACTAGAGTTTGACAAGTATGGTTCTAACAGAAGAACCTTTCAGGGGTTGTGGGATTCAGAAAGAGATCCGGCTCAACATGTTGATTATAGGTACAGGTATAATCTAGCATCTGATTGCTTGAATAAGCTTGCTGGTGCCCACCAAGGGCAATGA